One segment of Comamonas thiooxydans DNA contains the following:
- a CDS encoding CpaF family protein, which translates to MSLRDFLTAPSTRTPKPLLQVVSESTDMSAMPAAEPPAPSTPIYGHSAAYLALRSRIHAKLLERFDLAALDAVSVQTLQQEIATMTERLLTEDSAAINDLERKMLIRDIQHEMLGFGPLELLMADPSVSDILVNRYDQIYVERQGRLELTPVVFTDEKHLLRIIDKIVSRIGRRIDESSPMVDARLPDGSRVNAVIPPVALDGPMMSIRRFARIPLRMENLINDLKSLTPGMALVLEALAKAKVNMIISGGTGAGKTTLLNILSSYIPTTERVVTIEDAAELQLQQPHVVRMETRPPNIEGRGEITQRSLVRNALRMRPDRIIIGEVRGAEAVDMLQAMNTGHEGSLTTIHANTPRDSLARLENMVGMAGLNLPHQAARQQIASAITVVVQALRLTDGKRKITSIQEITGMEGDVVTMQEIFAFTQTGIGANGEVQGYFHATGVRPKFADRLKGFGIALPDSIFAPERHYQ; encoded by the coding sequence ATGTCACTACGAGATTTCTTGACCGCGCCATCGACACGCACGCCCAAGCCTTTGCTGCAGGTCGTGTCTGAGTCCACAGATATGTCGGCCATGCCGGCAGCAGAGCCTCCTGCGCCATCCACCCCCATCTATGGTCACTCTGCGGCCTATCTGGCACTCAGAAGCCGCATTCATGCCAAGCTGCTGGAGCGGTTTGATCTTGCTGCCCTGGATGCAGTATCCGTGCAGACACTGCAGCAAGAAATTGCGACCATGACCGAGCGCCTACTGACTGAGGACTCCGCGGCCATCAACGATCTCGAGAGAAAAATGCTGATCCGAGATATCCAGCATGAGATGCTGGGTTTCGGTCCACTCGAGCTGTTGATGGCCGACCCTTCGGTATCGGACATCCTCGTCAATCGCTACGATCAGATCTATGTGGAACGCCAGGGCCGACTGGAGTTGACGCCCGTTGTCTTTACCGATGAAAAGCATTTGCTGCGCATCATTGACAAGATCGTTTCACGCATAGGCCGGCGCATCGACGAATCCAGCCCCATGGTCGATGCCCGCCTGCCAGATGGTTCGCGCGTGAATGCGGTCATCCCGCCCGTGGCCCTTGATGGCCCCATGATGTCGATCCGGCGCTTTGCACGCATCCCTTTGCGCATGGAGAATCTGATCAACGATCTCAAAAGCCTGACACCTGGCATGGCCCTGGTTCTTGAGGCTCTGGCCAAGGCCAAGGTGAACATGATCATCTCTGGCGGCACCGGGGCCGGCAAGACAACGCTGCTCAACATTCTCTCTAGCTATATTCCTACAACCGAACGCGTGGTCACCATCGAGGATGCGGCCGAGCTGCAACTGCAGCAGCCTCATGTGGTGCGCATGGAAACGCGCCCGCCCAATATAGAGGGCCGTGGCGAAATCACGCAGCGATCCCTTGTGCGTAACGCACTGCGCATGCGCCCTGACCGCATCATCATCGGCGAAGTCCGGGGCGCCGAAGCGGTAGACATGCTGCAGGCCATGAACACCGGCCACGAAGGCTCATTGACGACCATCCATGCCAATACGCCACGCGACTCTTTGGCTCGGCTCGAGAACATGGTCGGCATGGCAGGCCTCAATCTGCCGCACCAGGCCGCGCGCCAACAGATTGCCTCTGCCATAACGGTGGTCGTGCAGGCACTCCGGCTCACGGATGGCAAACGCAAGATCACCAGCATCCAGGAGATCACGGGCATGGAGGGCGATGTGGTGACCATGCAGGAGATCTTTGCCTTTACCCAGACCGGGATCGGCGCCAATGGTGAAGTCCAGGGATATTTCCACGCCACGGGTGTCAGACCCAAGTTCGCCGATCGGCTCAAAGGCTTCGGCATTGCGTTGCCCGACAGCATCTTCGCTCCAGAGCGCCACTATCAATGA
- a CDS encoding TadE/TadG family type IV pilus assembly protein: MRKYQHQQQGAALIELALSIPFMIMLSMIVIEFGRALYEYNTVTKSVRDAVRYLSVQMPNTLCANAQNLVVYGTTTTGTQPLAPGLKTSAVSCSWQTTGALPLINTVTVTVTGYHFTSPVSGVFGLQLFTNGGINFGNITATMRTLT; this comes from the coding sequence ATGCGCAAATATCAGCATCAACAACAAGGGGCAGCGCTGATTGAGCTGGCGCTAAGCATTCCTTTCATGATCATGCTGAGCATGATCGTCATCGAGTTCGGCCGTGCCCTTTACGAATACAACACGGTGACCAAGTCGGTACGAGATGCTGTGAGGTATCTTTCCGTGCAGATGCCAAACACCCTGTGTGCCAATGCGCAGAACCTTGTGGTGTACGGCACAACTACTACGGGCACCCAACCACTGGCCCCCGGACTCAAGACCAGCGCCGTGAGCTGCAGCTGGCAGACCACAGGTGCACTTCCGCTGATCAATACCGTCACCGTCACCGTTACCGGGTACCACTTCACGTCACCGGTGTCCGGCGTGTTCGGCCTGCAGCTATTCACCAACGGCGGTATCAACTTCGGCAATATCACCGCCACGATGAGGACGCTGACATGA
- a CDS encoding type II secretion system F family protein: MLIVALLTFTAVMLAAGALFFWATPTVAERRLQSLTPTSQDKGWTETVVKLVGPFAHLSSPTKDSDATPLRLRFLNAGIRHESAPLLYFGVKTLLPIALGLAVYSLMRTTSKADSTQLLFFPLVTALVACYLPNLVLRWMASRRKREIFENFPDAADLMLVCVEAGMGLDAALGKVTDEIRIKSEALAEELHWTNLEMRAGSTREKSLRNLAARTGVDEIHTFTAMLTQADRFGTSIGESLRVFSDDLRHKRQMRAEELAAKIPTKMLLPLVTCIFPAIIMVVLGPAIIRIVRMILPMMGGSM; encoded by the coding sequence ATGTTGATCGTCGCCCTGCTCACTTTCACCGCCGTCATGCTGGCTGCTGGAGCCTTGTTCTTCTGGGCAACACCAACAGTCGCCGAGCGACGCCTACAGTCACTTACCCCCACCTCTCAAGACAAGGGGTGGACAGAAACAGTCGTCAAGCTGGTCGGCCCATTTGCACACCTGTCGTCACCCACCAAAGACAGTGATGCAACGCCATTGCGGCTGCGCTTTCTGAATGCCGGCATCCGCCACGAAAGTGCACCACTGCTGTACTTTGGAGTCAAAACGCTGCTGCCTATTGCTTTGGGACTGGCGGTGTACTCGCTCATGCGGACAACCAGCAAGGCAGATAGCACCCAGCTATTGTTCTTCCCCTTGGTGACCGCTCTTGTGGCGTGCTACCTGCCGAATCTGGTTCTGCGCTGGATGGCCTCGCGCCGCAAGCGCGAGATCTTTGAAAACTTTCCCGATGCCGCCGATTTGATGCTGGTCTGCGTAGAAGCAGGCATGGGCCTGGATGCCGCGCTGGGCAAGGTAACCGATGAAATTCGCATCAAAAGTGAAGCCCTGGCGGAGGAGCTCCACTGGACCAACCTGGAAATGCGTGCCGGCAGCACTCGCGAAAAATCCTTGCGAAATCTGGCCGCCCGCACCGGTGTAGATGAAATTCACACTTTTACGGCCATGCTGACGCAGGCAGACCGATTTGGTACCAGCATAGGCGAATCGCTCCGGGTTTTCTCGGATGATCTACGCCACAAACGGCAGATGCGCGCCGAAGAGCTCGCCGCCAAGATCCCCACCAAGATGCTGCTGCCGCTGGTGACCTGCATCTTCCCGGCCATCATCATGGTGGTTCTGGGTCCAGCCATCATTCGAATCGTGCGCATGATCCTGCCCATGATGGGCGGCAGCATGTGA
- a CDS encoding TadE family protein, producing MKHLTQRGSTLIEFALGLLIFLMFLLGVVDFSRLLYTWTAANEATRAGARYAVVCDDLNQKASVLQYMKNRLPQITAVDVKWKPDSCTTATCQSVTVSIPQDGLKFQWIAPIVGSAAQTVIGMPGFSTTLPREIMYQDLNVRSDCTP from the coding sequence ATGAAACACCTCACTCAACGCGGCTCCACGCTCATTGAATTTGCACTGGGGCTACTGATCTTTCTGATGTTCCTGCTGGGCGTGGTGGATTTCAGCCGCTTGCTCTACACCTGGACCGCGGCCAACGAAGCCACACGTGCCGGTGCTCGCTATGCGGTGGTGTGCGATGACCTGAATCAGAAAGCTAGCGTGCTGCAATATATGAAAAATCGGCTGCCGCAGATCACTGCTGTGGACGTGAAATGGAAACCCGACAGCTGCACGACTGCCACCTGCCAGAGCGTCACGGTAAGCATCCCTCAAGACGGTCTGAAGTTCCAATGGATCGCGCCCATCGTGGGTTCGGCGGCGCAGACCGTCATTGGCATGCCGGGATTTAGCACCACCCTGCCGCGTGAAATCATGTACCAGGATCTAAACGTCCGCTCGGACTGCACTCCTTAA
- a CDS encoding Flp family type IVb pilin: MNSIAQQFGHSLQAFIQDEEGAQIIEYALVVAVVSIGLIVLMKSSLGSTLFDDWLTKVKACLTNSASCT; the protein is encoded by the coding sequence ATGAACAGCATCGCTCAGCAATTTGGCCATTCCCTGCAAGCCTTTATCCAGGATGAAGAAGGCGCGCAGATCATCGAATACGCGCTCGTCGTAGCCGTAGTTTCCATTGGACTGATTGTTCTTATGAAGTCCTCCTTAGGCAGCACCCTCTTCGATGATTGGCTCACCAAAGTCAAGGCTTGCCTGACCAACTCGGCTAGCTGCACCTAA
- a CDS encoding helix-turn-helix domain-containing protein: MGFASPEHGAHALDLQHAQASPLPVTGVEQRYPPGHVVPQHSHARGHVIYASEGVLLVESPCGRWLVPPTTAVWLRPGMLHRITATTAVRAYGLFVDEAWSAQLPAQDCVLHVSPLVRELMVALVELPHQGPHRPRDALLGSLLLEELRSLAPLPYYLPWPEDALMRRICESMLHAPAQRTTVEALAQQHALTPKTLHRRFLKSTGMNWGRWYQQMRLMASIPQLLQGMAITTVALESGYESHSAYSAAFRKQFGRPPSEFVASAGRARRP, translated from the coding sequence ATGGGTTTTGCCTCCCCCGAACATGGTGCGCATGCGCTGGATCTGCAGCATGCCCAGGCCTCGCCACTGCCTGTCACGGGCGTGGAGCAGCGTTATCCGCCTGGTCATGTGGTGCCTCAGCACAGCCATGCCCGTGGTCACGTCATTTATGCTTCTGAAGGCGTGTTGCTGGTCGAGTCCCCCTGCGGCCGGTGGCTGGTGCCACCCACTACAGCGGTGTGGCTGCGCCCGGGCATGCTGCACCGGATCACTGCGACCACGGCGGTGCGAGCCTATGGTCTGTTCGTCGACGAGGCCTGGTCCGCACAGCTGCCGGCCCAGGATTGCGTGCTGCATGTCTCGCCGCTGGTCAGGGAGCTGATGGTGGCGCTAGTCGAATTGCCTCATCAGGGGCCGCATCGCCCGCGCGATGCCTTGCTGGGAAGTTTGCTGCTGGAGGAGCTGAGGTCCTTGGCTCCGCTGCCGTATTACCTGCCCTGGCCGGAGGATGCGCTGATGCGACGCATCTGCGAGAGCATGCTGCATGCTCCGGCACAGCGCACCACGGTGGAGGCGCTGGCGCAGCAGCATGCGCTCACGCCCAAGACGCTGCACCGCCGTTTTCTGAAAAGCACCGGGATGAACTGGGGCAGGTGGTATCAGCAGATGCGCCTGATGGCCTCCATCCCCCAGTTGCTGCAGGGGATGGCCATCACGACTGTGGCACTGGAAAGCGGCTATGAAAGCCATAGCGCATACTCGGCTGCATTCCGCAAGCAGTTCGGCCGCCCGCCATCGGAGTTTGTAGCGTCGGCAGGCCGGGCTAGGCGGCCTTAG
- a CDS encoding pilus assembly protein TadG-related protein, translated as MRGSAAQRRQHGAFLITFALFMLFLLGFMGIALDFGRLFIVKTELQTAVDSCALAAARELNGQPDAITRAQSAGMAAGNSNNANLQSASWNGVGKIAASDIGIFRDKTYAQTTLAKDARYVECKYTMNSIKLWLLQAMGSFTGDSATWPNTGTVGARAVATRSVAQSSCPIPVQLKQSKFTTLNKGDWIIALSKSGSSGSDFGWANLDGSTSATETWAEMEGKYCSSEYPPLPIGTSGVKTSVFEYWNHRFGIYKGALNATNGPTVSRPDYTGYIYTATNWPSKFNAYNGPAQGGIPNFITQRQSFTPCSPSCPINGSNETAVSSAQLQSYGADRRLVLTPVVNTAGNVVNFACMLMLQPISNPVKEDIYLEFRGNASDLDSPCTTTGLAGGTNGPLVPVLVR; from the coding sequence ATGCGTGGTTCTGCCGCACAGCGGCGGCAGCATGGTGCCTTTCTGATTACCTTTGCCCTGTTCATGCTGTTCCTGTTGGGCTTTATGGGCATTGCATTGGATTTTGGCCGGCTGTTTATCGTCAAGACCGAACTGCAGACGGCCGTGGACAGCTGCGCGCTGGCCGCGGCACGAGAGCTCAACGGCCAGCCTGACGCCATCACACGTGCCCAGAGCGCAGGCATGGCGGCGGGAAACAGCAACAACGCCAACCTGCAATCCGCAAGCTGGAATGGCGTTGGCAAGATCGCCGCCAGCGATATAGGGATCTTTCGCGACAAGACATATGCACAGACTACCCTCGCCAAAGATGCACGGTATGTCGAGTGCAAATACACCATGAACAGCATCAAGCTCTGGCTGCTGCAAGCCATGGGTTCCTTTACCGGCGATAGCGCCACCTGGCCCAATACAGGCACCGTAGGTGCGAGGGCCGTGGCCACACGAAGTGTTGCCCAAAGTTCCTGCCCAATCCCGGTGCAGTTGAAGCAGTCCAAATTTACGACCCTCAACAAGGGCGACTGGATCATCGCGCTCAGCAAGTCAGGAAGCAGTGGTAGCGACTTCGGCTGGGCCAATCTGGACGGTTCGACGAGCGCTACCGAAACATGGGCAGAAATGGAGGGGAAATACTGTAGCTCCGAGTATCCTCCTCTTCCTATCGGCACCAGCGGCGTGAAAACCTCTGTTTTTGAATATTGGAATCACCGCTTTGGTATTTACAAGGGTGCTCTAAATGCGACCAATGGCCCAACCGTAAGTCGCCCTGATTACACGGGCTATATCTACACCGCCACAAACTGGCCCAGCAAGTTCAACGCCTACAACGGCCCAGCTCAAGGCGGCATCCCCAACTTCATAACGCAGCGCCAGTCGTTTACTCCTTGCAGCCCCAGCTGCCCCATTAATGGGAGCAATGAAACTGCTGTTAGCTCCGCACAACTCCAAAGCTATGGCGCAGACCGCCGCCTTGTACTGACACCTGTCGTGAATACCGCAGGCAATGTGGTCAATTTCGCCTGCATGCTGATGCTTCAGCCAATTTCCAATCCGGTCAAAGAGGACATTTACCTCGAGTTCCGAGGCAATGCCAGCGATCTCGACAGTCCCTGCACCACCACCGGTCTGGCAGGCGGAACAAACGGCCCTTTGGTACCCGTCCTTGTAAGGTGA
- a CDS encoding type II secretion system F family protein: MLSFFSSHSILVIIGLVFVAVLLLLEALHTIWKKYKSPEAKRLERRLRALSAADDNSNPTKLVKERVLSDMPRMQRVLQTMPRAHQLDRFIVQSGLDWTVSGLMLGSAMLFALGMLTTIMLRQPMELGVLSSLVLGSLPWLFLQRKRLQRLKRMEHQLPEALDLIARALRAGHAFSASLQMAGEELTEPIADEFRLVHDEINYGTSLQQALTNLGERVPITDLRYFIVAVLIQRESGGNLTEMLSNLSRLIRERLKLHAKVRVLSADGRMSAWFLGLMPFGLAALLNLMNPEFMHPLWTDPIGITILKWLAALMVIGLLLLRRIARIRV, from the coding sequence ATGCTGTCCTTTTTTTCTTCCCACTCGATCCTGGTAATCATCGGTCTGGTGTTTGTAGCAGTGCTCCTGCTACTGGAAGCACTGCACACGATCTGGAAGAAGTACAAGAGTCCTGAGGCAAAGCGGCTTGAGCGCCGACTCAGAGCCTTGTCAGCAGCCGATGACAACAGCAATCCGACCAAGCTGGTCAAGGAGCGCGTACTTAGCGATATGCCCAGAATGCAGCGTGTGCTGCAAACCATGCCGCGCGCACATCAGCTAGACCGCTTCATCGTTCAATCAGGCCTGGACTGGACGGTTTCGGGCTTGATGCTAGGCAGTGCGATGCTGTTTGCGCTAGGTATGCTGACAACCATCATGCTTCGCCAGCCCATGGAGTTGGGCGTGCTTTCAAGTTTGGTGCTGGGTTCCCTTCCATGGCTGTTTCTGCAACGCAAAAGACTGCAGCGCCTAAAACGTATGGAACACCAACTCCCAGAAGCTCTGGACCTTATCGCGCGCGCATTGCGCGCAGGCCATGCATTTTCCGCAAGCCTGCAAATGGCTGGAGAGGAACTGACCGAACCTATCGCCGATGAGTTCCGCCTGGTGCATGACGAGATCAACTATGGCACCTCGCTACAGCAGGCCTTGACCAATCTGGGTGAGCGGGTACCGATCACAGATCTGCGCTACTTCATCGTCGCCGTACTGATACAGCGCGAATCTGGCGGCAACCTCACCGAGATGCTCAGCAACCTGAGTCGCCTGATCCGCGAGCGGCTCAAACTCCATGCCAAGGTCCGCGTACTCTCCGCTGACGGGCGAATGTCGGCCTGGTTCCTGGGTTTGATGCCATTTGGACTGGCCGCTCTGCTCAATCTAATGAATCCGGAATTCATGCATCCGCTCTGGACTGACCCTATTGGCATCACCATTTTGAAATGGTTGGCCGCACTGATGGTCATAGGCCTGTTGCTGCTGCGCCGCATCGCCCGTATCAGGGTTTGA
- the argA gene encoding amino-acid N-acetyltransferase yields MSTVFNFTFVPWFRSVAPYIHKFRHQTFVVGLTGEAIDAGKLSSIVQDLAMIQAMGVKIVLVHGFRPQVNEQLRLKGQEPRYYNGMRVTDSIALDCAQEAAGQLRYEIEAAFSQGLPNTPMAGARVRVISGNFLTARPVGIVDGVDFMHSGLVRKVDVEGIRSALDSEAMVLVSPFGFSPTGEAFNLSMEEVATRVAIELKADKLLFLTEVPGVRMDPNGPADENNPIDTELPLDAARRLLAQLPPAQRPTDVGFYLQHCVRACEHGVERSHILPFSTDGALLLEIYVHDGIGTMVIDEKLEELREATIDDVGGIIQLIEPFERDGTLVKRDRTEIERDIASYTVIEHDGVIFGCAALHPYLEAKTAEMAAVTVSPKSQGTGDGEKLLKRIEQRARALGCETMFVLTTRTMHWFIKRGFQPVEPEWLPEARKAKYNWGRKSQVLVKKL; encoded by the coding sequence ATGTCCACCGTCTTCAATTTCACCTTTGTTCCCTGGTTCCGGTCTGTGGCCCCCTATATCCACAAGTTCCGACACCAGACCTTTGTGGTGGGCCTGACCGGTGAAGCCATTGATGCGGGCAAGCTCAGCTCCATCGTCCAGGATCTGGCCATGATCCAGGCCATGGGCGTCAAGATCGTGCTGGTGCACGGCTTCCGCCCCCAGGTCAACGAGCAATTGCGCCTCAAGGGCCAGGAGCCGCGTTATTACAACGGCATGCGAGTCACCGACTCCATAGCACTGGACTGCGCCCAGGAAGCGGCCGGCCAGCTGCGCTACGAGATCGAAGCCGCCTTCAGCCAGGGTCTTCCCAACACGCCCATGGCCGGCGCGCGCGTGCGCGTGATTTCGGGCAACTTCCTCACGGCCCGTCCCGTGGGCATTGTCGACGGCGTGGACTTCATGCACTCCGGTCTGGTGCGCAAGGTCGACGTGGAAGGCATTCGCAGCGCACTGGACTCCGAAGCCATGGTGCTGGTCTCGCCCTTCGGCTTCTCGCCCACGGGTGAGGCCTTCAATCTCAGCATGGAAGAAGTGGCCACCCGCGTGGCGATCGAGCTCAAGGCCGACAAGCTGCTGTTCCTCACCGAGGTGCCTGGCGTACGCATGGACCCCAACGGCCCTGCCGACGAGAACAACCCCATCGATACCGAGCTGCCGCTGGACGCCGCGCGCCGCCTGCTGGCCCAGCTCCCGCCTGCGCAGCGACCTACCGACGTGGGCTTTTATCTGCAGCACTGCGTGCGCGCCTGCGAACATGGTGTGGAGCGCAGCCATATCCTGCCCTTCTCCACCGACGGAGCGCTGCTGCTGGAGATCTATGTGCACGACGGCATAGGCACCATGGTCATTGACGAAAAGCTCGAGGAACTGCGCGAGGCCACGATCGACGACGTGGGCGGCATCATTCAGCTGATCGAGCCCTTCGAGCGAGACGGCACGCTGGTCAAGCGCGACCGCACCGAGATCGAACGCGATATCGCCAGCTACACCGTCATCGAGCATGACGGCGTGATCTTCGGTTGCGCGGCCCTGCACCCCTATCTCGAGGCCAAGACCGCCGAAATGGCCGCCGTCACCGTCTCGCCCAAGAGCCAGGGTACGGGCGATGGCGAGAAGCTGCTCAAACGCATCGAACAGCGCGCCCGCGCCCTGGGCTGCGAAACCATGTTTGTGCTGACCACGCGAACCATGCACTGGTTCATCAAGCGCGGCTTTCAGCCCGTGGAGCCCGAATGGCTGCCGGAGGCCCGCAAGGCCAAGTACAACTGGGGCCGCAAGAGCCAGGTGCTGGTGAAGAAGCTCTAA
- a CDS encoding AAA family ATPase — protein MKIAIISPNTAHLREMAHVLQEQSHQVQTFEGGKTRMPTIAEQELPDLMIVDGMCCDPADLAPVEQVTTHHPRMAVVLLCAQQTPEFLLQSMRAGVREVLPSPPPPQALADAVQRLASKLQDSSPSRAQGQVMAFLPCKGGAGATFLTTNLGWALAQKHSVLLIDLNLQFGDALPYLHEGKPSSTLADVARDLHRLDASFLTASTVKITPRLHVLAAPEDAMHAMEVEPGHIEAIVQLAATHYDFVLLDMGRVLDPLALRVLDKAQCIVPVLLPNVPAVRNAQKLLRMFHDLGYPESRLHPVLNRVDRRSEIGLSEVRKTLGLEQQWRSIPDSSQEVQAAINAGAPLAESARSSSVVRELTAWADALSPRTHEENGNFLNRLFRRA, from the coding sequence ATGAAAATCGCCATCATCTCCCCCAACACCGCCCATCTCCGCGAGATGGCCCATGTGCTGCAAGAGCAATCCCATCAGGTGCAGACCTTCGAGGGTGGCAAGACCCGCATGCCCACGATTGCCGAGCAGGAGCTGCCGGATCTGATGATCGTCGATGGTATGTGCTGCGACCCCGCAGACCTGGCCCCGGTGGAGCAGGTAACTACCCATCACCCACGCATGGCCGTGGTCCTGCTGTGCGCCCAGCAGACACCAGAGTTTCTGCTGCAATCCATGCGGGCGGGCGTGCGCGAGGTTCTGCCATCGCCACCGCCGCCGCAGGCGCTGGCCGATGCCGTTCAGCGCCTTGCCAGCAAATTGCAGGACAGCTCCCCCTCCCGTGCACAAGGGCAAGTCATGGCCTTTCTGCCCTGCAAAGGCGGTGCCGGCGCTACTTTCCTGACCACCAATCTGGGCTGGGCGCTGGCGCAAAAGCACTCCGTGCTGTTGATCGACCTGAATCTGCAGTTTGGCGATGCGCTGCCCTATCTGCATGAAGGCAAGCCAAGCTCGACATTGGCGGATGTGGCACGTGACCTTCACCGCCTTGACGCCTCTTTTCTCACGGCCAGCACGGTAAAGATCACACCGCGTCTGCATGTGCTGGCGGCCCCCGAAGATGCCATGCATGCCATGGAAGTGGAGCCCGGGCATATTGAGGCCATCGTGCAACTGGCTGCCACGCACTACGACTTCGTGCTGCTGGACATGGGGCGCGTGCTGGACCCCTTGGCTCTACGCGTGCTCGACAAAGCGCAGTGCATTGTTCCTGTGCTGCTGCCCAACGTACCCGCCGTTCGCAATGCGCAAAAGCTGCTGCGCATGTTCCACGATCTGGGCTACCCGGAAAGCCGCCTGCATCCGGTGCTGAACCGGGTGGACAGGCGCAGCGAAATCGGTCTGTCTGAAGTGCGCAAGACCCTGGGCCTGGAGCAGCAATGGCGCAGCATTCCCGACTCTTCCCAGGAAGTACAAGCAGCCATCAATGCTGGAGCACCGCTGGCCGAATCCGCTCGCAGCAGCAGCGTGGTGCGCGAGCTGACGGCCTGGGCCGATGCACTGTCACCTCGAACTCATGAAGAAAACGGCAATTTTTTGAACCGGCTCTTTCGCCGGGCGTAG
- a CDS encoding Flp family type IVb pilin: protein MNSIAQQFGHSLQSFVQDEEGAQIIEYALVVAVVSIGLILLMKSSISNALFTDWLTKVKACLTNSASCT, encoded by the coding sequence ATGAACAGCATCGCTCAGCAATTTGGCCATTCCCTGCAATCCTTTGTCCAGGATGAAGAAGGCGCGCAGATCATCGAATACGCGCTCGTCGTGGCCGTAGTTTCCATCGGACTGATTCTTCTGATGAAGTCTTCAATCAGCAACGCCCTCTTCACTGATTGGCTCACCAAAGTCAAGGCTTGCCTGACCAACTCGGCTAGCTGCACCTAA
- a CDS encoding Flp family type IVb pilin, giving the protein MNSITQQFGHSLQAFIQDEEGAQIIEYALVVAVVSIGLILLMKSSISNALFTDWLTKVKACLTNSASCT; this is encoded by the coding sequence ATGAACAGCATCACTCAGCAATTTGGCCATTCCCTGCAAGCCTTTATCCAGGATGAAGAAGGCGCGCAAATCATCGAATACGCACTCGTTGTGGCCGTGGTCTCCATTGGCTTGATCCTGCTAATGAAGTCTTCAATCAGCAACGCCCTCTTCACTGATTGGCTCACCAAAGTCAAGGCTTGCCTGACCAACTCGGCTAGCTGCACCTAA